The sequence CGCAGACTTACGTTGTGGGGTACAACAACACCATCGTCAATGCAGGCTGGCGCCGGCCAAGCATCAAAGGCGGCTCCATTTGGGTCGAGGTGGGCGTGCGGGCCGACCTGTACAATAACCTGCTGGTCAACGACCGCTTCGGCATCAAACGCGACCCCAAAAATCCGGAAGATAAGCGCAGCGTGGTGAGCAACAACTACTATTACGGCTTCACGCAGCAGGGCGTCGATCAGTTTCAGCCCAGCACCGAGATCGTCGCCGGCACCAACGACATTCTCGGCAAAAAAGCGAACGACAACGATCCGAAGTTTGTCAACTTCGCGCTCGACAATCCCTCGCTGAACCAGACCTATAACCCAGCCTGGGACTTCAGCCTACAGGCTGGTTCGCCTGCGCTTGGCAAGGGCATCACTACCTTTACCCGCAACCACGCGGCGGGCATTACTCTGAACGGTACACTTTATCAGTCGCCCGCACCAGCCAGCTACGTTGGCGCCAAAGGAACGAAATAAGGTCATTTCTGCTACCGCTGGCGGCCAGCATCGCCTTGACCGTCAGCGGTTTTCACTTCGAAGGTATTCATGAAACGTTGGTTTTTCCTGCCCCTTGGCCTACTGGCTACCCTGTCGCTGCAACGCTGCCGAACCGAAGCCCAGCATACCGTTGAGCAGGCCGACGCGGCCGTTAAGCCGGTGGTTGTGACTGATTCTGTAGCGCACGACTCCGATGATCCGGCCGTGTGGATCAACCCCGCCGACCCGGCACAAAGCCTGATTATCGGCACCGATAAAGAGCATGATGGCGGCCTGTATGTGTTTGGCCTCGATGGCAAACTTCAGCCCGATAAGGTGGTTCGCGGCCTGAAACGCCCCGACAACGTGGATGTCGAATACGGGCTGATGCTGAAGGGCAAACCGACCGACATCGCCGTGGCGACCGAGCGGCTCACGCATAAACTGCGCATTTACGCGCTGCCCGCCATGACACCCATCGATAACGGAGGCTTGGACATGTTTGTGGGCGAAACCGGCGATCAGTTTCGCGACCTGATGGGCATTGCGCTGTATCGCGATCCAAAGGGCGTTATTTACGCGATCGTCGGGCGGAAGTCGGGCCCAACAAATGGCACGTACCTGTGGCAGTATCGACTCTACGATGACGGCACCGGCCACGTGGGGGCCACCTTAGTCCGAAAATTTGGGCAATACAGCGGCCTGAAAGAAATCGAGTCGATTGCCGTCGATGACGCGCTTGGGTACGTTTATTTTTCCGACGAAGGCAAAGGCGTGCGCCAGTACTACGCCGACCCGCAGAAAGGCAATGCCGAACTCGCCTTGTTTGCGACTACCGGCTTCACCCAGGATCACGAAGGGATTTCGCTGTACGCCACCACCGACAGCACGGGCTACATTCTGGTGTCCGATCAGCAGGCCAACCGCTTTCACGTATTCCGCCGCGAAGGCACAGCCACCGAGCCGTTCAAACATGAGTTGGTGAAGACGGTGCTGGTGAGCACCCACGAGAGTGACGGCTCCGAAACGGTTTCTGTGCCACTCAATCAGCAATTCCGGCATGGTCTGTTTGTAGCCATGAGCGACGACCGGACCTTTCAGCTGTATCGGTGGGAAGATCTGATGGGTCGCCAACCCCGCGCCCTGTCGACCCGCTGACCCTCAGCGCCGCCGGGTCGGTCCGTTCCGCTTCTATCCGCCCACACAACACCGGCTCATACCGCCCGCGCAGCGCATCGTCAATGAGTATTAGGGAAGGCCCTCGACACTTTATAGGTACGTCGAGTTGGTCTTCCCTAAATCGGTTGTCAGATGAACGCTGCGCATGTCCAGAAGCCCTTTTTTCGTGTCGGCTCAGGCCACTGGCTGTGGGTCGCGTTCTGCCTGGCGCTTTGGTTCAGCTCGGCCGCGGTAGGGCAACCGGGCGCCAACACCCAATCCTTATTTAACGGCAAAACGCTGGACGGCTGGAAAACCGTCGACCCAACGCACGCCCGGCTCTGGACGGTGAAAGACAGCGTGCTCATCGGCGGCGACGGGCGCACAAAAATCGCCGACAACACGTACCTGCAAACGACCCGAGCCTTCGGCAACTTCGAGTTTCGCTGCCTCTTCCGGCTCTCGGGCGACCCCAAAACCGGCCTGATCAACAGCGGCATTCAGTACCGATCGGTACTGGAAGGCGACAAGATCGTTGGTTATCAGGCCGACATGGGCGCCGGTTTCTGGGGCGATATCTACGACGAACACCGCCGGGGCAAACTCGTGGGCGGCGATCTGAGCGTGCTGAAACGACTCCTGAACGAAACCGGCTGGAACAGCTACCTCATCCGCTGCCGGGGCAATCACCACGAACTGTACATCAACGGGGTGAAAACCGCCGACTACATCGAACAGGACCGCACCATCCCGGCAAAGGGTGTCATTGCGGTGCAGGTGCATAGTGGCGGGGCGGCAAAGGTCGAATTCAGAGACCTTACCCTGACCGAACTCTGACCACTCACCGACGTACCTAATTCCTAACTCCAACACATCCGTATGACCAGGTTCCAACTGCTGCTGTCATCGCTGGGGGTACTCTTCCTGCTACCCGCCGCCACTAGCCAGGCCCAGACGTCCGAAAAGATCGATCGGGACTACGCGCTGGAAGCGACCATGCTGGGCTACTTCGCCAAAGACGGAGCCCGCAACCCAACCCTGAAGGCCAACAAAGGCGATCGGGTGCGGATCACGATCACCAACGGCGAGCTGATGACGCACGATATCTCGCTCGAAAAGCTGGGAATCAAAAGCAAAACCATTCAGGAGAAGGGCACCACCACCAGCCTCGTCTTCACCGCCGACAAGAGCGACACCTACTATTGCTCGGTGCCGGGCCACCGGGCGGCGGGTATGGTTGGCAGCTTCGAGGTAGTCGAGGGTGCTATCAACCAGACAACCACAGCCGGTCAGTTGCCCCAAAAGAACGGCAAGCCCCTGAACCTGAATCTGGAAACAGGTACGTTGGCCGACTGGACCGCCACCGGCGACGCCTTTGCCAACCCCATCGTAAGCCAGGACGACCCCTCGCCGGTACACGAGAAAGAGATGCACATTGGTTTTGCGGGCAAGCATTTTCTGAGCAGTGGCGGCACCACCAACGCCAAACTGACGGGTACGTTGACCTCGGTGCCGTTTCCCGTCACACAGCCATTCGCGGCGTTCATGGTGTCGGGCGGGGCGTTGCAGGATACGCGCGTCGAACTGGTGCAGGCGAGTACCAACAAGGTTATTTTCCACAGCACGGGGCAGGGCCGCGCCACGCTGCAACCCGTAGTTGTCGATCTACAACCCTATCAGGGTCAAGAGGTATTTATTCGCATCATCGACAACGAGACGGGCATTTCGCAGATTCCGTACATCCCCAACGACAAGTGGGCGCACATCAACTTCGATGATTTTCAGTTCTACGCCACCCGGCCCAGCTTCCCCAACGAGCTGAAGCAGAAGGATATTATCATTCTGCCACCCCTCGATCCGGTGCTGAACGCGGGACTGTCGGGGCCCAAAGCGGCGCAGGCCATGACGCCGCCGCCCGGCTTCAAGATCACGCTTGGTGCCGCCGAACCTGATCTGGTCAAACCCATCTGCTTCACCATCGACACCCGCGGCCGGCTTTGGGTGGTCGAATCGCATACGTACCCGGTCCCCGCCCCCGAAGGACAGGGTCGCGACAAAATCCTGATTTTTGAAGACACCAACGGCGACGGCACCCTCGACAGCAAAAAGGTCTTCATCGAGGGGTTAAACCTCGTCAGCGGCATGGAGATCGGCATGGGCGGCGTATGGCTCGGGGCCGCCCCGTACCTGCGGTTTATTCCGACGGATTTCAACGCTGATAAACCGACCGGCCCGCCCCAGAAAGTGCTCGACGGCTGGGGCTTGGAAGACACCCACGAAACGCTGAACAGCCTGCGCTGGGGTCCCGATGGCTGGCTCTACGGCACGCACGGCGTCTTTACGCACTCGAACGTGGGCAAACCCGGCGCGCCCGATTCGGAACGGACGAAGCTCAACGCGGGCGTGTGGCGCTACCACCCGACTACGCAGAAATTTGAGCTGTTCGCCGAAGGAACGAGCAATCCCTGGGGCCTCGATTTCAACGATTTTGGCCATGCGTTCATCACAGCCTGCGTGATTCCGCACATGTACAACATGATTCAGGGCGGGCGCTACCAGCGGCAGGCGGGCAAACATTTTAACCCCTACACGTACGACGACATCAAAACCCACGCTGACCACGTACACTGGGTGGGCGAACGCGGTCCCCACGCGGGTAACTTCCGGTCGGCGTCGGCGGGAGGCGGGCACGCGCATGCCGGGGCGATGATCTACCTCGGTAACAGCTGGCCGCAGGAATACCGCAACGACATTTTCATGAACAACATCAACGGGGCCAAGCTCAACCGCGACCATCCGGCACCGCAGGGCTCCGGGTACGTGGTCACGCACCAGCCCGATTTCATGGCGATGAACGACGCGTGGTCGCAGTGGCTCAACATGAAATACGATCCCAGCGGCTCGGTCTGGGCGATCGACTGGTACGACAAAAATCAGTGCCACAGCCCCAACCCCGACGTGCACGACAAAACGATGGGCCGGATTTTCCGGATCAGCCACGACAATGACAAATGGGTACAGGTCGACCTGCGGAAGGCGTCGGATCTGGAACTGGTGCAGTATCAGCTTCATCCTAACGACTGGTACGTGCGGCAGGCGCGGCTATTGTTGCAGGAACGGGGCGGCAGCAAAAAGATACACAAGGCGCTGAAGGTCATTCTGAACACCAACCCCGACGCCACCCGCAAACTCCGGGCCCTCTGGGCGCTACACGCCACCAACGGCCTCACCGACGACGAACTGGCCGCCCTGCTCGCCAACGAGAGTGAGCACGTCAGAAGCTGGGCCATCCAACTGCTGGCCGAAGACAAAATCATTTCGCCCGAAACGATGAAAAAACTGGCGACGATGGCCCAGAAGGATCCGTCGCCGGTGGTGCGGCTGTACCTGACATCGGCCATGCTCCGGCTCGATCCGGCCCAGCGCTGGGATGTGCTCGACGCCCTGGTGCAACATACCGAAGACAAAGACGACCATAATCTGCCGCTGATGATCTGGTACGCGTCGGAACCGCTGGCCGCCATCGATGCCAAACGGGCGCTGGAACTGGCGCAGAAATCGAAGATGCCGAAGCAGTTGCCCTACACCATTCAGCGCGTGGCGGCCCTCGGGACCGATGAATCGAAAAAATTGCTCAAAGACCTCAACGACCGCGTTGGCAAACTAGAACATTCGCCCCAAAACCACGACGTACAACGGCTGCTGAGTCAGGTGCTAGGGCAGTGATCTGTTCTTGACCGCTGGAAGGCGATGACTGCGTATCCACAGTGAAGCTTCCTTCGAGGCTCCTCTTGTCATCCCGACGACAGGAGGGATCTTACCGTTTCCTAACCCACAAACAAGCTGTCTCCAAGATGCTTCCTACCGCACCGGCGGACCGGTCGGGATGACAAAAGGCACTTAAACAGACCGAAGACATGAGGATACATCCCTGTTTTTTACATCACGCATTGAGTGGCGCGCTGCTCGCCGGTTGCCTGACGCAGGCCATCGGCCAGTCGAACCCGACGGTGAAGCTGAAAGAGCAAATGGCTAATGGTGCCGCTACGGCCCGTGCCACCAGCCAGACGGCGGTCGCTTCCGGCGACTTCAAAAAGACGACCCTCAGCCGTGAGTTTATGTCGGAAGGCGTAGCCGTGGCCGACCTGAACAAGGATGGCAAACTCGACATCATCGCTGGTACGTATTGGTTTGAAGCCCCCAACTGGACCCGCCGCGAACTGATCCCGTCACGTACCTACGACCCGCGCCAGGGTTACAGCGACTCGTTTCTGAACCTGGGTATGGACGTGAATCTGGACGGCTGGGACGACGTCGTCATCATCGATTTTCCCGGCCGACCGGCGTTCTGGCTCGAAAACAACAAGAACAAACCGGGCGCCTGGACGAAGCGAATGCTGGTCGATTCGATGGGCATCGCCAACGAGTCGCCGGGCTTTATCGACATCGACGGCGACGGGCGGCTGGATATTCTGTGCGGTGACCGGGCTAAGAAGCAGATTGTCTGGCTTAAAGCCCCCACTAAACCCGGCGAAACCGAGTGGCAACGCTTTGCGCTGAGCCGGGAGAACGTACCTGGCACCGAAATTTTCTCGCACGGCATCGGCTACGGCGATATCAACAAAGACGGCCTCAGCGACGTGGTGGTTCGGGAAGGCTGGTTTGAAGGCACGACCGACAAAAAAGGGGGAAATTGGGTGTTTCATCCGGCCAACGTGGGCGAACCCTGCTCGCACATGCAGATTCTGGACGTCAATGGCGACGGTAAAAACGACGTGGTGAGCGCCTCTGCCCACGCGCTGGGCGTCTGGTGGCATGAGCAAATCACCGACGAGGCGGGCAAGCTCAATTTCAGAACACACCTGATGAGCAACACCACCTCCCAAACCCACTCGTCGATCATGGCCGACCTGAACGGCGACGGCCGCAAGGACTACGTC comes from Fibrella aestuarina BUZ 2 and encodes:
- a CDS encoding 3-keto-disaccharide hydrolase, whose translation is MNAAHVQKPFFRVGSGHWLWVAFCLALWFSSAAVGQPGANTQSLFNGKTLDGWKTVDPTHARLWTVKDSVLIGGDGRTKIADNTYLQTTRAFGNFEFRCLFRLSGDPKTGLINSGIQYRSVLEGDKIVGYQADMGAGFWGDIYDEHRRGKLVGGDLSVLKRLLNETGWNSYLIRCRGNHHELYINGVKTADYIEQDRTIPAKGVIAVQVHSGGAAKVEFRDLTLTEL
- a CDS encoding FG-GAP repeat domain-containing protein, producing MRIHPCFLHHALSGALLAGCLTQAIGQSNPTVKLKEQMANGAATARATSQTAVASGDFKKTTLSREFMSEGVAVADLNKDGKLDIIAGTYWFEAPNWTRRELIPSRTYDPRQGYSDSFLNLGMDVNLDGWDDVVIIDFPGRPAFWLENNKNKPGAWTKRMLVDSMGIANESPGFIDIDGDGRLDILCGDRAKKQIVWLKAPTKPGETEWQRFALSRENVPGTEIFSHGIGYGDINKDGLSDVVVREGWFEGTTDKKGGNWVFHPANVGEPCSHMQILDVNGDGKNDVVSASAHALGVWWHEQITDEAGKLNFRTHLMSNTTSQTHSSIMADLNGDGRKDYVTGKRFLAHNGRDPGDADAPILLWFEFTPGKAPYYKEHVIDTDSGAGLNIVAQDMNGDGKTDLVVANKNGVFLFENKLKK
- a CDS encoding PVC-type heme-binding CxxCH protein is translated as MTRFQLLLSSLGVLFLLPAATSQAQTSEKIDRDYALEATMLGYFAKDGARNPTLKANKGDRVRITITNGELMTHDISLEKLGIKSKTIQEKGTTTSLVFTADKSDTYYCSVPGHRAAGMVGSFEVVEGAINQTTTAGQLPQKNGKPLNLNLETGTLADWTATGDAFANPIVSQDDPSPVHEKEMHIGFAGKHFLSSGGTTNAKLTGTLTSVPFPVTQPFAAFMVSGGALQDTRVELVQASTNKVIFHSTGQGRATLQPVVVDLQPYQGQEVFIRIIDNETGISQIPYIPNDKWAHINFDDFQFYATRPSFPNELKQKDIIILPPLDPVLNAGLSGPKAAQAMTPPPGFKITLGAAEPDLVKPICFTIDTRGRLWVVESHTYPVPAPEGQGRDKILIFEDTNGDGTLDSKKVFIEGLNLVSGMEIGMGGVWLGAAPYLRFIPTDFNADKPTGPPQKVLDGWGLEDTHETLNSLRWGPDGWLYGTHGVFTHSNVGKPGAPDSERTKLNAGVWRYHPTTQKFELFAEGTSNPWGLDFNDFGHAFITACVIPHMYNMIQGGRYQRQAGKHFNPYTYDDIKTHADHVHWVGERGPHAGNFRSASAGGGHAHAGAMIYLGNSWPQEYRNDIFMNNINGAKLNRDHPAPQGSGYVVTHQPDFMAMNDAWSQWLNMKYDPSGSVWAIDWYDKNQCHSPNPDVHDKTMGRIFRISHDNDKWVQVDLRKASDLELVQYQLHPNDWYVRQARLLLQERGGSKKIHKALKVILNTNPDATRKLRALWALHATNGLTDDELAALLANESEHVRSWAIQLLAEDKIISPETMKKLATMAQKDPSPVVRLYLTSAMLRLDPAQRWDVLDALVQHTEDKDDHNLPLMIWYASEPLAAIDAKRALELAQKSKMPKQLPYTIQRVAALGTDESKKLLKDLNDRVGKLEHSPQNHDVQRLLSQVLGQ
- a CDS encoding phytase, translated to MKRWFFLPLGLLATLSLQRCRTEAQHTVEQADAAVKPVVVTDSVAHDSDDPAVWINPADPAQSLIIGTDKEHDGGLYVFGLDGKLQPDKVVRGLKRPDNVDVEYGLMLKGKPTDIAVATERLTHKLRIYALPAMTPIDNGGLDMFVGETGDQFRDLMGIALYRDPKGVIYAIVGRKSGPTNGTYLWQYRLYDDGTGHVGATLVRKFGQYSGLKEIESIAVDDALGYVYFSDEGKGVRQYYADPQKGNAELALFATTGFTQDHEGISLYATTDSTGYILVSDQQANRFHVFRREGTATEPFKHELVKTVLVSTHESDGSETVSVPLNQQFRHGLFVAMSDDRTFQLYRWEDLMGRQPRALSTR